In Oceanobacillus sp. FSL K6-2867, one DNA window encodes the following:
- a CDS encoding dihydrolipoamide acetyltransferase family protein, which produces MAFEFKFPDIGEGIAEGEIVKWFVNEGDDIKEDDVLCEVQNDKAVVEIPSPVEGTIKKIHVAEGEVANVGNVFVTIDAEGYESDESGQDAEEASEPQAKEEPAKEAPKESKQEAQETEGKRVIAMPSVRKYARENNVTIEEVSGTGKNGRILKADIDSFLSGDKPAAQAEQATEKAAETQDAKPAPVPTGSYPETREKMTNIRKAIANAMVNSKSKAPHVTLMDEIDVTELVAHRKKFKAIAAEQEIKLTYLPYVVKALVSASKKFPILNSWIDDATDEIVQKHYYNIGIAADTDRGLLVPVVKDADKKSIFEISAEINELAGKARDGKLKPDEMKGASNTISNIGSAGGQWFTPVLNYPEAVILGIGRIAEKPIVRDGEVVVAPVLALSLSFDHRIVDGATAQLALNQIKRLLNDPQLIMMEA; this is translated from the coding sequence ATGGCATTTGAATTTAAATTCCCAGATATTGGGGAAGGTATTGCTGAAGGCGAAATCGTAAAATGGTTCGTGAACGAAGGCGATGACATTAAAGAGGACGACGTACTATGCGAAGTCCAAAATGATAAAGCTGTTGTTGAAATTCCTTCACCAGTAGAAGGAACAATCAAAAAGATACATGTTGCAGAGGGTGAGGTAGCAAATGTAGGAAATGTATTTGTTACCATTGACGCTGAAGGCTACGAGTCTGACGAAAGTGGACAGGACGCAGAAGAAGCTTCAGAACCACAAGCAAAAGAAGAGCCAGCAAAAGAGGCTCCGAAGGAATCTAAACAAGAAGCTCAAGAAACAGAAGGCAAACGTGTTATTGCGATGCCGTCTGTAAGAAAGTATGCTAGAGAAAATAATGTAACCATTGAAGAAGTTAGTGGTACTGGTAAAAATGGCCGAATCCTGAAAGCTGATATTGATAGCTTCTTAAGTGGGGACAAGCCAGCAGCACAAGCTGAACAAGCAACAGAAAAGGCGGCAGAGACTCAAGATGCAAAACCGGCTCCAGTGCCAACTGGAAGCTATCCAGAAACTCGCGAGAAGATGACAAACATCCGTAAAGCAATCGCAAATGCAATGGTTAACTCAAAATCGAAAGCGCCGCATGTTACGTTAATGGATGAAATCGATGTAACAGAGCTTGTTGCACACCGTAAGAAATTTAAAGCAATTGCAGCAGAACAAGAAATCAAATTAACGTACTTACCATATGTCGTAAAAGCGCTTGTGTCAGCATCTAAGAAATTCCCAATATTAAATTCTTGGATTGATGATGCAACAGATGAGATTGTTCAAAAACATTATTATAATATCGGTATTGCTGCTGATACAGACAGAGGTCTGCTTGTACCAGTTGTAAAAGATGCTGATAAAAAGTCCATTTTTGAAATTTCTGCGGAGATAAATGAATTGGCAGGAAAAGCTCGTGATGGTAAACTAAAACCAGATGAGATGAAAGGGGCTTCTAACACAATTTCAAACATTGGTTCAGCGGGTGGACAATGGTTTACTCCAGTATTGAATTACCCAGAAGCTGTAATTCTTGGAATTGGCCGTATTGCTGAAAAACCAATTGTTCGTGATGGGGAAGTTGTCGTAGCTCCAGTTCTTGCTTTATCTCTAAGCTTTGATCACCGTATCGTTGATGGTGCTACTGCACAGTTAGCTTTAAACCAAATTAAACGATTACTAAATGATCCACAACTAATTATGATGGAGGCGTAG
- the lpdA gene encoding dihydrolipoyl dehydrogenase — protein sequence MVVGDFPVEVDTLVVGAGPGGYVAAIRAAQLGQKVTIVDKGTLGGVCLNVGCIPSKALIQAGHLAETAQGSEEIGIKTEGVTIDFSKVQEWKGSVVKKLTSGVEGLLKGNKVDIVNGEAYFVDKNTAKVMDEKSSQTYKFKHCIVATGSSPIEIPTFKFSNRVLDSTGALNLKEVPKKLIVIGAGYVGSELGSAYANFGTEVTFLEGAKDILSGFEKQMTQLVKKRLKNKGATIVTEAMAKGVEESADGVKVTYEAKGKEETIEADYVLVTVGRRPNTSEIGLEQAGIELDEKGLVKIDKQCRTSVDNIFAIGDIVAGPPLAHKASYEGKIAAEVIAGEKSEIDYLGVPAVAFTDPELATVGMTEKEAKDAGYDVKVGKFPFAANGRALSLNNSDGFLKLISRKEDGLVIGGQIAGPNASDMISEIGLAIEAGMTVEDIALTIHAHPTLGEITMEAAEVALGTPIHML from the coding sequence ATGGTAGTAGGAGATTTTCCAGTAGAAGTAGATACACTGGTTGTAGGGGCAGGACCAGGTGGTTATGTTGCTGCTATCCGTGCTGCACAATTAGGGCAAAAAGTGACGATTGTTGACAAAGGTACTTTGGGCGGGGTTTGTTTAAATGTTGGCTGTATCCCTTCAAAGGCATTGATTCAAGCAGGCCATTTAGCAGAAACTGCTCAAGGCTCTGAAGAAATCGGAATTAAAACAGAAGGTGTAACCATTGACTTTTCCAAAGTTCAAGAATGGAAAGGCAGTGTTGTTAAGAAATTAACATCTGGTGTTGAAGGCCTTCTTAAAGGAAATAAAGTAGACATCGTAAATGGAGAAGCATACTTTGTAGATAAAAATACTGCAAAAGTAATGGACGAAAAATCTTCTCAAACATATAAATTCAAGCATTGTATTGTAGCTACTGGTTCATCGCCAATTGAAATACCAACATTCAAGTTTTCAAACCGTGTACTTGATTCTACAGGAGCGCTAAACTTGAAAGAAGTTCCTAAAAAATTAATAGTTATCGGTGCTGGATATGTTGGAAGTGAGCTAGGCTCTGCATATGCAAACTTCGGAACTGAGGTCACTTTCCTTGAAGGTGCGAAAGATATTCTAAGCGGGTTTGAAAAACAAATGACACAGCTTGTTAAAAAGCGCTTGAAAAATAAGGGTGCTACAATCGTTACCGAAGCAATGGCTAAAGGTGTTGAGGAGTCAGCTGACGGTGTAAAAGTTACGTATGAAGCTAAAGGAAAAGAAGAAACAATTGAAGCAGATTACGTTCTTGTAACGGTTGGCCGTCGTCCGAATACAAGTGAAATTGGCTTAGAACAAGCTGGAATTGAACTTGACGAAAAAGGACTTGTTAAAATCGACAAACAATGTCGTACTTCTGTAGACAATATATTTGCAATCGGTGATATCGTTGCTGGTCCTCCACTTGCTCACAAAGCATCCTATGAAGGAAAAATTGCTGCTGAAGTAATTGCTGGAGAAAAATCTGAAATCGATTATCTTGGTGTACCAGCTGTAGCATTTACAGATCCAGAGCTTGCAACTGTTGGAATGACAGAAAAAGAAGCTAAAGATGCTGGATATGATGTAAAAGTAGGGAAATTCCCATTTGCTGCAAACGGTCGTGCATTATCCTTAAATAATAGTGACGGATTCCTGAAGTTGATCAGCCGTAAAGAAGATGGGTTAGTAATTGGTGGTCAAATTGCAGGACCAAATGCAAGTGACATGATTTCAGAAATTGGGCTTGCTATTGAAGCTGGCATGACTGTTGAAGACATCGCTCTAACTATCCATGCTCATCCAACACTAGGTGAAATTACAATGGAAGCTGCAGAAGTAGCGCTCGGAACTCCGATCCATATGCTTTAA